One genomic window of Pseudomonas sp. LFM046 includes the following:
- a CDS encoding YicC/YloC family endoribonuclease — translation MVHSMTAFARVERAGPYGTLSWELRSVNHRYLEPHLRLPESFRDLEGPVRDALRQGLSRGKVEITLRLAEETAGKPLQVDRERAAQLIQAAESVAALIKQPAPLNPLEVLAWPGVLVADAADPQALNAAALEAFAQALDELKKGRAREGAELARLLNERLDGMQEEVTALRALVPQMLAAQRQKILDRFNELKAELDPQRLEQEMVLLAQKSDVAEELDRLGTHIGEVRRVLKAGGAAGRRLDFLMQELNREANTLGSKAFDPRSTQAAVNLKVLIEQMREQVQNIE, via the coding sequence ATGGTGCACAGCATGACCGCCTTCGCCCGCGTGGAACGGGCCGGCCCCTATGGCACCCTGAGCTGGGAACTGCGCTCGGTCAACCACCGTTACCTGGAGCCCCACCTGCGTCTCCCGGAGTCCTTCCGCGACCTCGAAGGCCCGGTGCGTGACGCCCTGCGCCAGGGCCTCTCCCGTGGCAAGGTGGAAATCACCCTGCGCCTGGCCGAAGAAACCGCCGGCAAGCCGCTGCAGGTGGACCGCGAGCGCGCCGCGCAGCTGATCCAGGCCGCTGAGAGTGTCGCCGCACTAATCAAGCAACCGGCACCGCTGAACCCCCTTGAAGTCCTCGCCTGGCCCGGCGTGCTGGTCGCCGATGCCGCCGATCCGCAAGCCCTCAACGCCGCCGCCCTGGAAGCCTTCGCCCAGGCCCTGGACGAGCTGAAGAAAGGCCGCGCCCGGGAAGGCGCCGAACTGGCCCGCCTGCTCAATGAGCGCCTGGACGGCATGCAGGAAGAAGTCACCGCCCTGCGCGCCCTGGTACCACAGATGCTCGCCGCCCAGCGGCAGAAGATCCTCGACCGCTTCAACGAGCTGAAGGCTGAGCTGGACCCCCAGCGCCTGGAGCAGGAGATGGTCCTGCTGGCGCAGAAGAGCGACGTGGCCGAGGAACTGGACCGCCTCGGCACCCACATCGGTGAAGTCCGCCGGGTGCTCAAGGCCGGCGGTGCCGCCGGTCGCCGCCTGGACTTCCTGATGCAGGAGCTCAACCGCGAGGCCAACACCCTGGGCTCCAAGGCCTTCGACCCGCGCAGCACTCAGGCCGCCGTCAACCTCAAGGTCCTGATCGAGCAGATGCGCGAACAAGTCCAGAACATCGAGTAA
- the rph gene encoding ribonuclease PH — protein MKRPSGRAADQLRPIRITRNYTKHAEGSVLVEFGDTKVICTASVEAGVPRFLKGQGQGWLTAEYGMLPRATGERNQREASRGKQGGRTLEIQRLIGRSLRAALDMTKLGENTIYLDCDVIQADGGTRTASITGAMVALVDALKVLKKRGALKGEPLKQMVAAVSVGIYQGEPVLDLDYLEDAAAETDLNVVMTDAGGFIEVQGTAEGVPFQPEELTAMLDLARKGLNELFELQRAALAD, from the coding sequence ATGAAACGTCCCAGTGGCCGCGCGGCCGATCAGCTGCGCCCGATCCGCATCACCCGCAACTACACCAAGCACGCCGAAGGCTCGGTGCTGGTGGAGTTCGGGGATACCAAAGTGATCTGCACGGCCAGCGTCGAAGCCGGCGTTCCGCGCTTCCTCAAGGGGCAGGGCCAGGGTTGGCTGACTGCCGAATACGGCATGCTGCCCCGCGCCACCGGCGAGCGTAACCAGCGTGAAGCCAGCCGCGGCAAGCAGGGTGGTCGTACCCTGGAGATCCAGCGCTTGATCGGCCGCTCCCTGCGCGCCGCGCTGGACATGACCAAGCTGGGCGAGAACACCATCTACCTGGACTGCGATGTGATCCAGGCCGACGGTGGCACCCGCACCGCGTCCATCACTGGCGCCATGGTGGCCCTGGTGGATGCACTCAAGGTGCTGAAGAAGCGTGGCGCGCTGAAGGGCGAGCCGCTGAAGCAGATGGTGGCCGCCGTTTCCGTGGGCATCTACCAGGGCGAGCCAGTGCTGGATCTGGACTACCTGGAAGACGCCGCCGCCGAGACCGACCTGAACGTGGTCATGACCGATGCCGGCGGCTTCATCGAGGTCCAGGGCACCGCTGAGGGCGTGCCCTTCCAGCCGGAAGAGCTGACTGCCATGCTGGACCTGGCGCGCAAGGGCCTGAACGAACTGTTCGAACTGCAGCGGGCCGCCCTGGCGGACTGA